Proteins found in one Roseimicrobium gellanilyticum genomic segment:
- a CDS encoding TolC family protein, whose translation MNPRFLAISMLAATGISLSTAVAADDTTTTANSAFIRKLVNEALTNHPKMDAAEARTQAAEAAVRTVRLWEDPQLMLGGTAARKSMRMDDGDIMVGAEQMLPRRGLFQAEKRRATAEQAMQGAEQRMTASDLGLSVAQSALELALADDLLRLQAAELRELNALVDVARERAKNPDATAVETLRLEGELELRTQTLEAAKRQRTRLGLTLSLLTGRSPRAEWPELSLPNTVSAEPSSSALLARLEKDNPSLAVLRHKIEAAQAETDASVQKRKPAFMVGVESNIYSGGDLRDVMFTLKMSLPWFNDPIYKAETARTNLLRDAAQHDLASEVRTLDGELASMLTEAENQRRLAKAYRTQVLPRQEKTVEAVKNAWVSSKATLLEVLEARRMQLDTRMEMERALAAHHAALQSLTALTGGFALPKVSKP comes from the coding sequence ATGAATCCTCGTTTCCTGGCTATTTCCATGCTGGCTGCCACGGGCATCAGTCTTTCCACTGCGGTTGCCGCCGATGACACCACTACTACAGCGAATTCCGCGTTCATCCGGAAGCTGGTGAATGAAGCCCTGACCAATCATCCGAAGATGGACGCTGCGGAGGCCCGCACCCAAGCGGCAGAAGCTGCTGTCCGCACCGTGCGGCTGTGGGAGGATCCGCAACTCATGCTGGGCGGGACGGCTGCCCGTAAATCCATGCGCATGGACGATGGCGACATCATGGTGGGGGCTGAACAGATGCTTCCGCGCCGTGGGCTCTTCCAAGCGGAGAAACGCCGGGCTACTGCGGAACAGGCCATGCAGGGCGCGGAACAGCGCATGACAGCCTCGGACCTCGGGCTCTCCGTCGCACAGTCTGCCCTGGAACTCGCCCTGGCAGATGACCTCTTGCGGCTGCAAGCCGCAGAGCTGCGTGAGTTAAACGCTCTGGTCGATGTGGCACGCGAGCGCGCCAAGAACCCCGATGCGACCGCGGTGGAGACGCTGCGCCTCGAAGGCGAGCTGGAACTTCGCACACAAACCTTGGAAGCCGCAAAGCGACAGCGCACTCGGTTGGGTCTTACGTTGAGCCTGCTCACGGGCCGTTCGCCTCGCGCCGAGTGGCCTGAGCTGTCCCTTCCCAATACGGTCAGCGCAGAGCCAAGCTCATCCGCCCTTCTGGCCCGGCTTGAGAAAGACAACCCGTCTCTTGCCGTGCTGCGCCACAAGATTGAGGCCGCTCAAGCGGAAACCGACGCTTCGGTACAAAAGCGCAAACCTGCCTTCATGGTTGGTGTGGAATCAAACATCTATTCGGGCGGCGATCTGCGCGACGTCATGTTCACCCTCAAGATGTCGCTCCCTTGGTTCAACGATCCCATCTACAAGGCTGAAACGGCCCGTACGAATCTCCTCCGGGACGCTGCGCAACACGACCTCGCCTCAGAGGTGCGTACTCTCGACGGAGAACTTGCCTCAATGCTCACCGAAGCGGAGAACCAGCGGAGGCTTGCCAAAGCCTACCGCACACAGGTGTTGCCTCGTCAGGAAAAGACGGTTGAAGCCGTCAAGAACGCTTGGGTGTCTTCCAAGGCCACACTGCTTGAAGTCCTCGAAGCTCGCCGCATGCAGCTCGATACCCGCATGGAGATGGAGCGTGCCCTCGCCGCGCATCATGCCGCCCTGCAAAGTCTTACTGCTCTCACGGGCGGCTTTGCCCTCCCCAAAGTATCCAAGCCATGA
- a CDS encoding efflux RND transporter permease subunit, with the protein MLNRMIHWALANRALVFGASLVLMVLGLRTAVQLPVEVLPDLTKPTVIILTEAPGLAPEEVETRVTQPIESALMGVAGLTRVRSNSDVALSLVYVEFGWETDIYKARILVQERLQGVREQLPEGVQPFMTPVASLMGEILLVGVRSTVKEGEPGYLPPREVRSLADWTIKRRLQSISGIAEILNMGGGVKQIEIQPDPYKMQANGISFDELEEAASEAANNTTGGFINTGPTEIMVRNLAMTVELDDIARTPIKKINDRPISIGDVADVVWGIEPMRGDATVSQSPETSPTYGVIMSITKAPGFDTRKLTEQVKAALEELKPTFPKGVETTLLFQQKDFIDHAIGNLTEAIRDGAIMVTIVLFLFLMNFRTTFITLMAMPLSFGITMLVFKWFGISVNSMTLGGLAVAIGMVVDDAIVDVENVFRRLRENAAREKPHPRLQVIANASGEVRNSILYATVLIILVFLPLLGLTGVEGKLFAPIAVATIISMVASFIVSLTAIPVLCSMLLNPKEGHEHKDGFITRGMKWLLENTLLKFGLNQPYLMLGIVLMMVIGAFSLYPRMNKDFLPKFQEETALVAATAAPGTSLEEMNKISDVLEQQILSVPEVRKVGRRLGRAERGDHVVPVSTAEFDVDFRELEGEHKSKGRSRKDILADINQKVRSVPGVFAVVSGPLADRIGHMMSGVSAPVAVKVFGPDLDKLRQIGIEIQKVAKGIPGFEDCKLDQTSSIPQLRIEADRDRAKAYGIAAGKLNDQLSALIGGKEVAELREGQRAVNLVTRLPLEWRDSPDKIAELPVETEEGQRIPLSLVADVREAKGPNVIFRENSQRRFALAIKPTVQDVTNLVTRLRDEVTAQVQFPEGYFVTYEGEFQAQKEATQRIAIFTAVVLGIIAFLLYGYFRTPFFAFQVLCDIPLALVGGLVFTYFKLNNISIATLVGFIAVAGVAARNSIMLLSHYLHLMQHEGESFSKKMVIRGTKERLVPVLMTALAAGIGLIPLVLAADQPGKEILHPVAVVIVGGLVTSTILGLGVTPTVFYTFGRKAADKAIQNEAPASH; encoded by the coding sequence ATGCTCAATAGAATGATCCATTGGGCGCTCGCTAACCGCGCGCTCGTATTCGGAGCTTCGCTCGTGCTCATGGTGCTTGGGCTTCGCACCGCAGTGCAGTTGCCTGTTGAGGTGCTTCCGGACCTTACGAAACCCACCGTAATCATCCTGACGGAAGCGCCTGGTCTTGCCCCGGAAGAAGTAGAAACTCGCGTCACTCAGCCAATCGAAAGCGCTCTTATGGGCGTGGCCGGGCTCACTCGCGTGCGCTCGAACTCTGACGTGGCGCTGTCGCTCGTCTATGTGGAGTTTGGCTGGGAGACGGACATCTACAAAGCGCGCATACTCGTGCAGGAGCGGTTGCAGGGCGTGCGTGAGCAGCTGCCTGAGGGTGTGCAGCCGTTCATGACGCCTGTTGCTTCCCTCATGGGAGAAATCCTGCTCGTCGGCGTGCGCAGCACGGTGAAAGAAGGTGAACCTGGTTACTTGCCCCCGCGTGAAGTCCGCTCGCTTGCTGATTGGACGATAAAGCGCCGTCTGCAAAGCATCTCCGGCATTGCGGAGATCCTCAACATGGGCGGCGGTGTCAAGCAGATCGAAATCCAGCCGGATCCTTACAAGATGCAGGCTAACGGAATCAGCTTCGACGAGCTTGAAGAAGCAGCGAGCGAAGCCGCTAACAATACCACGGGTGGATTCATCAATACCGGGCCCACGGAAATCATGGTGCGCAATCTCGCTATGACGGTGGAGTTGGACGACATCGCACGTACGCCGATCAAGAAGATCAACGACCGACCGATTTCAATCGGTGACGTGGCAGATGTTGTCTGGGGCATTGAGCCGATGCGCGGTGATGCCACTGTCAGCCAGTCGCCTGAGACTTCGCCTACCTACGGAGTCATCATGTCGATCACCAAGGCTCCCGGATTTGATACCCGAAAGCTCACCGAGCAGGTCAAAGCCGCACTTGAGGAGCTGAAGCCTACGTTCCCAAAAGGAGTGGAGACTACGCTTCTGTTCCAACAGAAGGACTTCATCGATCACGCCATCGGCAACCTGACGGAGGCCATTCGCGATGGTGCCATCATGGTGACCATCGTGCTCTTCCTCTTCCTGATGAACTTCCGCACGACGTTCATCACGCTCATGGCCATGCCGCTTTCCTTTGGCATCACCATGCTGGTGTTCAAATGGTTTGGAATCAGTGTGAACTCGATGACGCTTGGCGGTCTCGCCGTGGCCATCGGCATGGTTGTGGATGATGCCATTGTAGACGTTGAGAACGTCTTCCGAAGACTGCGTGAGAATGCAGCTCGCGAGAAACCGCACCCCCGGTTGCAGGTCATCGCCAATGCATCGGGTGAAGTGCGAAACTCCATCCTCTACGCGACGGTGCTCATCATCCTGGTGTTCCTGCCGCTGCTTGGGCTCACCGGCGTTGAGGGCAAGCTATTTGCCCCCATCGCGGTAGCCACGATCATCTCAATGGTCGCGTCCTTCATTGTGTCGCTGACGGCTATTCCCGTTCTGTGCTCCATGCTCCTGAATCCAAAGGAAGGCCACGAACACAAGGATGGATTTATCACGAGGGGGATGAAGTGGCTGCTGGAGAATACTTTGCTCAAGTTCGGCCTCAACCAGCCATACCTCATGCTGGGCATCGTGTTGATGATGGTAATCGGGGCATTCTCTCTCTACCCGAGAATGAACAAGGACTTCCTGCCGAAATTCCAGGAGGAGACTGCGTTGGTGGCTGCGACTGCCGCGCCCGGGACCTCATTGGAAGAGATGAACAAGATCTCCGATGTTCTGGAACAGCAGATATTGTCCGTACCTGAGGTGCGGAAAGTCGGGCGGCGTCTGGGGCGTGCTGAGCGCGGGGACCATGTGGTGCCTGTATCCACGGCCGAGTTTGACGTGGACTTCCGTGAACTGGAAGGGGAGCACAAAAGCAAAGGCCGCAGTCGCAAAGACATCCTGGCTGATATTAACCAGAAGGTGCGCTCTGTTCCCGGCGTCTTTGCCGTTGTCAGTGGTCCACTTGCTGACCGCATCGGCCACATGATGAGCGGCGTCTCCGCCCCTGTGGCAGTGAAAGTTTTTGGTCCGGACCTCGACAAGCTGCGTCAGATAGGCATCGAAATTCAGAAGGTCGCCAAAGGCATTCCTGGATTCGAAGATTGCAAGCTCGACCAGACCTCCAGCATTCCGCAGCTCCGTATCGAGGCTGACCGGGATCGTGCCAAAGCATACGGCATCGCGGCCGGAAAGCTCAACGATCAGCTCTCGGCGCTTATCGGTGGCAAAGAGGTGGCAGAACTCCGTGAGGGGCAGCGAGCGGTCAACCTTGTGACACGCCTACCTCTGGAATGGCGGGATTCTCCTGACAAGATCGCCGAACTGCCGGTAGAGACCGAGGAAGGACAGCGCATCCCGCTTTCTCTCGTTGCCGACGTGCGCGAGGCAAAGGGGCCCAACGTTATCTTCCGCGAGAATTCTCAGCGGCGCTTCGCTCTTGCGATCAAGCCGACGGTGCAGGATGTGACCAATCTGGTTACCCGTCTGCGCGATGAGGTGACTGCGCAGGTACAGTTCCCCGAGGGCTACTTCGTTACTTACGAAGGAGAGTTCCAGGCACAGAAGGAAGCGACGCAGCGTATCGCGATCTTCACGGCTGTGGTCCTCGGCATCATTGCCTTCCTGCTCTACGGCTACTTCCGCACGCCATTCTTCGCGTTTCAGGTGTTGTGCGACATCCCGCTGGCTCTGGTGGGCGGTCTCGTATTCACTTACTTCAAGCTGAACAACATCAGCATTGCCACGCTGGTGGGCTTTATCGCCGTAGCTGGTGTGGCTGCTCGAAACAGCATCATGCTGCTGAGCCACTACCTGCACCTGATGCAGCACGAAGGTGAGAGCTTCAGCAAGAAGATGGTGATTCGCGGCACCAAGGAACGGCTTGTACCCGTTCTTATGACTGCACTCGCGGCCGGCATCGGGCTTATCCCGCTTGTGTTGGCTGCAGACCAGCCGGGCAAGGAAATCCTGCATCCTGTGGCAGTAGTTATCGTCGGCGGCTTGGTGACGAGCACCATCCTGGGGCTCGGCGTCACGCCCACTGTCTTCTACACCTTCGGACGCAAGGCGGCTGACAAGGCAATCCAGAATGAGGCCCCAGCTTCACACTAG
- a CDS encoding heavy metal translocating P-type ATPase, giving the protein MPSQTWLATGCFLLATISGGLLVFPAAWKALRARRLDMNVLMAVAVTGAWLIGQGEEAASVVFLFALSELLESWSAGRARRAIASLLKLSPETALVTDSSGKQVERPVGELEVGTEVLVKSGSRVPVDGVIVTGNSAINQAPITGESVPVEKQPGDQVFAGTINGESSLTVKVTKLAGDSTLARIVRLVEEAEGQKAPTQRFVDRFASYYTPAVFVAALLVATIPPLLFQQSWTDWLYRSLVLLVIACPCALVIATPVSIVSGLTALARRGVLVKGGAYLEAIGKLRALAVDKTGTITQGRPQVVRIVSLQGVSEYEILAKAAAIDTHSEHPLAKAVVDEAEKRDVIFTPALDYTSRTGRGAEGRIGGHPFFVGNHRMTHELGACTEEVKARLAEVESAGLSLAVVGHMPHDGCSAQALGIIAIGDALRPETREALRLLHDAGLEKVVMLSGDNQRTASAIAQKAGIDEAIGDLLPDQKVEHVKALVIKHRYVGMIGDGVNDAPALAVASVGIAMGAIGSDTAIETADMTLMKDDLTKVAEAIVLGRRTVRIIQFNVAFALAIKAIFLVLALMGHASLWMAIVADTGATLLVILNALRLLRN; this is encoded by the coding sequence GTGCCAAGTCAGACCTGGCTGGCCACTGGCTGCTTTTTGCTGGCGACGATATCGGGTGGACTGCTCGTGTTTCCCGCAGCATGGAAAGCACTTCGTGCGCGTCGTCTCGACATGAATGTCCTGATGGCTGTCGCTGTTACTGGTGCGTGGCTTATCGGACAGGGGGAGGAAGCTGCAAGCGTGGTATTCCTGTTCGCTCTGTCTGAGCTCTTGGAATCCTGGTCAGCAGGCCGTGCTCGCCGTGCTATTGCTTCCCTTCTCAAGCTCAGCCCTGAAACAGCTCTTGTCACTGACTCCTCCGGAAAACAGGTGGAAAGGCCGGTCGGCGAACTTGAAGTCGGCACAGAGGTGCTGGTCAAGAGCGGCAGTCGTGTCCCGGTGGATGGTGTGATAGTCACCGGAAACTCCGCCATCAACCAGGCGCCCATTACGGGGGAATCTGTGCCGGTGGAGAAGCAACCCGGCGACCAGGTCTTTGCCGGCACGATCAACGGTGAGAGCTCGCTCACGGTGAAGGTCACGAAGCTCGCAGGGGATTCCACCCTGGCCAGAATCGTTCGCTTGGTTGAGGAGGCAGAAGGTCAGAAGGCTCCCACCCAGCGGTTCGTGGATCGCTTTGCAAGCTACTACACGCCCGCCGTATTCGTAGCGGCGCTGCTTGTAGCGACAATCCCCCCGTTGCTGTTTCAGCAATCATGGACCGATTGGCTCTATCGCTCACTGGTGCTGCTCGTCATCGCTTGCCCATGCGCATTGGTGATTGCAACACCCGTGTCCATCGTCTCAGGTCTCACTGCTCTTGCGCGCAGAGGGGTGCTGGTGAAGGGCGGAGCCTACCTTGAAGCGATTGGGAAGCTGCGGGCACTTGCAGTCGACAAGACCGGCACCATCACACAGGGACGTCCACAGGTGGTAAGAATTGTATCGCTACAAGGTGTCAGTGAGTACGAGATTCTGGCCAAGGCTGCGGCGATTGATACTCATTCGGAACATCCGCTTGCCAAAGCCGTGGTAGACGAGGCGGAGAAACGCGATGTGATCTTTACGCCCGCGTTGGACTACACTTCCCGGACGGGACGAGGCGCTGAGGGGCGCATTGGAGGTCATCCATTCTTTGTGGGCAATCATCGTATGACGCACGAATTGGGCGCGTGCACAGAAGAGGTGAAAGCCAGGCTGGCGGAGGTCGAGTCGGCAGGGCTGTCACTGGCAGTCGTTGGCCACATGCCCCATGATGGATGTTCCGCACAGGCTCTCGGCATCATCGCCATAGGCGATGCCCTTCGCCCTGAAACCCGGGAGGCCTTGAGGCTGCTACATGATGCCGGCCTTGAGAAGGTAGTGATGCTGAGCGGTGACAATCAGCGAACCGCGAGTGCCATCGCTCAGAAAGCCGGGATTGATGAAGCGATTGGTGACTTGCTTCCCGACCAGAAAGTTGAGCATGTCAAAGCACTGGTGATCAAGCACCGCTACGTCGGTATGATCGGCGATGGTGTCAATGACGCCCCTGCGCTCGCGGTCGCCAGTGTTGGTATCGCCATGGGAGCCATCGGCAGCGATACGGCCATTGAGACGGCAGACATGACGCTGATGAAGGATGACCTGACAAAGGTAGCTGAAGCGATCGTGCTCGGAAGACGCACCGTACGCATCATCCAATTTAATGTGGCCTTCGCCCTTGCCATCAAGGCCATTTTCCTAGTTCTAGCCCTGATGGGCCATGCCAGTCTCTGGATGGCCATCGTCGCCGATACCGGCGCCACGTTGCTTGTGATACTGAACGCCCTTCGGCTACTTCGAAACTAA
- a CDS encoding efflux RND transporter periplasmic adaptor subunit — protein MKISRYHIIIIGLLAAVCSVQAVDTKRAAATVVLDDTGVKNLRIETVEVEETDFEQTVFALGRVEHIPIRAGAVSSRISGRVIDLKVSVGDAVKKGQEVARVESRQPGDPPPVVPLLAPLDGLVTESSVRIGQPVEPENALLEITDLSEVYAIARVPEHQAGKMKPGTIAHIKVTALPQEKFDGELLRFGTTADKASGTIDAIFRLPNPTGLLRPGMRAEFSIVMSKRANVVSIPRASLQGEASNRFVYVKDFDLPNAFVKTPVTVGEINDRFVEVTNGLLPADEVVTRGAYSLSFAGASSVSLKEALDAAHGHEHAADGSELTPEKLAEAEAKKKGTAGGHGHEEGASPMWKYASGVLLVLLLISVFTKSRGSRDSDEAPAKPAGKEAA, from the coding sequence ATGAAAATCTCGCGATACCACATCATCATCATTGGTCTGCTTGCTGCAGTGTGCAGCGTTCAAGCCGTCGACACTAAACGTGCTGCAGCAACCGTCGTCCTAGACGATACGGGCGTGAAGAACCTCCGCATCGAGACGGTTGAGGTAGAAGAAACCGACTTCGAACAGACTGTGTTCGCTCTTGGAAGAGTCGAACACATACCGATTCGTGCGGGAGCGGTGAGCAGCCGCATTTCTGGAAGGGTCATCGATCTGAAAGTCAGTGTTGGCGACGCGGTCAAAAAAGGTCAGGAAGTGGCCCGCGTCGAGAGCAGGCAGCCCGGCGATCCTCCGCCGGTGGTTCCGCTCCTGGCTCCTCTTGACGGACTGGTCACTGAAAGCTCGGTGCGGATTGGCCAACCGGTAGAGCCTGAAAATGCCCTACTGGAAATTACCGACCTTTCCGAAGTGTATGCCATCGCCCGGGTGCCAGAGCATCAGGCTGGCAAGATGAAACCCGGCACCATTGCGCACATCAAGGTTACGGCGCTCCCTCAGGAGAAGTTCGATGGCGAGTTGCTGCGCTTTGGCACGACCGCCGATAAGGCGAGTGGCACCATAGACGCCATCTTTCGTCTACCGAATCCCACGGGGCTGCTGCGTCCGGGCATGCGCGCAGAGTTCAGCATTGTGATGAGCAAACGCGCCAATGTGGTGAGCATACCGCGTGCCTCTTTGCAAGGTGAAGCGAGTAACCGCTTCGTCTATGTGAAGGACTTCGACCTTCCCAACGCGTTTGTGAAAACTCCTGTCACGGTCGGCGAGATCAATGATCGTTTCGTGGAAGTCACCAACGGCCTGTTGCCGGCTGACGAGGTGGTGACGCGGGGAGCCTATTCCCTCTCCTTTGCGGGAGCCAGCAGCGTCTCTCTCAAAGAAGCGCTTGATGCCGCACATGGACATGAACATGCGGCAGATGGATCAGAGCTGACCCCGGAAAAGCTCGCAGAGGCGGAAGCCAAGAAGAAGGGCACGGCTGGCGGGCACGGCCACGAGGAGGGAGCCAGTCCGATGTGGAAGTACGCCAGCGGTGTTCTGCTGGTCTTGCTACTCATCTCCGTTTTCACAAAATCTCGTGGCTCACGCGATAGCGATGAAGCTCCCGCCAAGCCTGCTGGAAAGGAGGCTGCATAG
- a CDS encoding RNA polymerase sigma factor has product METGADTDASAMSRLAAGEDMALTELMHRWQDRVASFLLRMTGSHATAGDLAQETFVRLYQNRTRYKPSASFSSYIFSIAANLARNHHRWSARHPADPIHELQKDGKEPTIDDSSPDEALARSETADAVQRAVQDLPPDLRETLVLFTYHDLGYHEIASAVGCSRKAVETRLYRARQTLKEKLQHLASSPVSS; this is encoded by the coding sequence ATGGAGACTGGCGCCGACACTGATGCCTCCGCGATGTCGCGCCTGGCGGCGGGAGAAGATATGGCCCTCACGGAACTGATGCACCGCTGGCAGGACAGGGTTGCCTCTTTCCTGCTGCGCATGACAGGTAGCCACGCTACTGCGGGTGACCTTGCCCAGGAGACGTTTGTTCGCCTCTATCAAAACCGCACGCGCTATAAGCCGTCGGCATCATTTTCCAGCTACATCTTCAGCATCGCCGCAAATCTCGCACGCAATCACCACCGCTGGAGCGCCCGGCATCCTGCGGATCCCATCCATGAGCTGCAGAAGGATGGGAAAGAACCAACGATCGATGATTCCAGCCCTGATGAGGCACTGGCGCGAAGCGAAACCGCTGACGCAGTACAGCGGGCCGTCCAGGACCTGCCACCCGACTTACGCGAGACGCTGGTGCTCTTCACCTATCATGATCTCGGCTATCACGAAATCGCCTCCGCAGTCGGCTGCTCACGAAAAGCGGTGGAGACGCGGCTGTATCGGGCTCGGCAAACCCTGAAGGAAAAGCTGCAGCACCTCGCATCCTCACCCGTCTCCTCATGA
- a CDS encoding methyltransferase family protein — protein sequence MKDLLMAVFGLYLVLASIKGRIWCMLYIGGRKTETLVVDGPYARSRNPLYYYSAMGVVGISFASGMLSIVAVMSLLFAASYPFVIWEEEKRLLSIHGERYRRYCEMVPRFWPRRDVRGENRRHEFVPSLFHKAFWDAVGFLVGWLLVAGTHFMHAIESLPRWMRFV from the coding sequence ATGAAAGATCTTCTGATGGCCGTGTTTGGATTGTATCTCGTACTTGCGAGCATCAAGGGGCGCATCTGGTGCATGCTCTACATTGGAGGAAGGAAGACCGAGACATTGGTCGTCGACGGTCCATATGCCCGGAGCCGAAATCCGCTCTACTACTACAGTGCAATGGGAGTCGTTGGGATCTCCTTCGCGTCTGGGATGTTGAGCATCGTAGCCGTCATGAGCCTCTTGTTCGCTGCCTCTTACCCGTTCGTGATTTGGGAAGAAGAGAAGCGACTGCTGAGCATTCACGGCGAGAGATACAGGCGCTATTGCGAAATGGTGCCTCGCTTTTGGCCTCGCAGAGATGTGCGCGGGGAGAATCGAAGACACGAGTTTGTGCCAAGCTTGTTTCACAAGGCGTTCTGGGACGCGGTCGGATTTCTGGTCGGCTGGCTTCTTGTCGCCGGCACGCATTTTATGCACGCCATCGAGTCTCTTCCAAGATGGATGCGGTTTGTATGA
- a CDS encoding TolC family protein, with the protein MFRLFSFLAALSIAGQLSALTVSIDGIPTRVRSSNPDLAAARLRIEEAKGRLLGAGRLSNPEAGAAFKHDKRFEEGTVELSFDQRFPVTARLRLEKVLSAKLVEAAELEVRDRERLTIAEAQVLAVKLLAIDQQAALRTQQVQLANKLSTFATDRAAKGEISALDAAQAQVDSQRLLLESKKLEAERVGLVGELKPKLGVSATGNLEVTGPLPKTALPSTIPWQRRADYQLSLVNEQASLMEVDLARAKKWDDVTAGVMWEGERMEDAPEGLERTGFFGFRVSIPLPFWNKNQGEIAEKTASATRAVLETKALASDITNQAAAARADMAANAKLATDTKDTLLPLVLEQTSKLEKAYEQGQVDLFTVLRAREQRLQLEVAVIDATRDFHLARIRYESATGKHAPATLKPASSSK; encoded by the coding sequence ATGTTTCGGTTATTCTCTTTCCTCGCTGCGCTATCCATTGCCGGGCAGCTCTCAGCCCTGACGGTCAGCATCGATGGCATTCCCACTCGTGTACGCTCATCGAACCCGGACTTGGCCGCAGCGCGGCTTCGAATCGAAGAAGCCAAAGGCCGACTGCTCGGGGCCGGCCGTCTTTCCAATCCTGAAGCAGGGGCAGCATTCAAACACGACAAGAGATTTGAGGAAGGCACGGTCGAATTGTCTTTTGATCAAAGGTTCCCCGTTACAGCGCGTCTCCGACTCGAAAAGGTGCTCTCTGCGAAGCTGGTAGAAGCCGCCGAACTCGAAGTGCGTGACCGCGAAAGACTAACGATTGCGGAAGCGCAAGTCCTGGCGGTCAAGCTACTGGCCATTGATCAGCAGGCCGCTCTCCGCACGCAACAGGTTCAGCTTGCCAACAAACTCTCTACATTCGCAACGGATCGTGCGGCCAAGGGTGAAATCTCAGCGCTCGATGCAGCGCAGGCTCAAGTGGACAGCCAGCGCCTCCTCCTGGAGAGCAAAAAGCTGGAAGCCGAGCGCGTTGGTTTGGTAGGTGAATTGAAGCCGAAACTCGGGGTGTCAGCGACGGGCAACCTCGAAGTGACTGGGCCGCTTCCCAAAACAGCCTTGCCCAGCACGATTCCGTGGCAGCGCCGTGCTGACTACCAACTCTCATTGGTCAATGAACAAGCCTCTCTCATGGAGGTGGACCTCGCACGAGCCAAGAAGTGGGACGACGTCACCGCAGGCGTGATGTGGGAAGGAGAGCGCATGGAAGACGCTCCTGAAGGACTGGAGCGCACCGGCTTTTTTGGCTTCCGAGTCTCCATCCCGCTTCCGTTCTGGAACAAGAACCAGGGTGAGATCGCGGAGAAGACCGCTTCTGCCACAAGAGCAGTGCTCGAAACGAAAGCCTTGGCTTCCGACATCACCAATCAAGCGGCAGCTGCACGGGCGGATATGGCCGCCAACGCAAAACTCGCCACAGACACCAAGGACACCCTCCTTCCTCTCGTGCTTGAGCAGACCAGCAAGCTCGAAAAGGCATACGAGCAAGGACAAGTGGACCTCTTTACGGTTCTTCGTGCCCGCGAGCAGCGCCTTCAGCTTGAGGTCGCAGTGATCGACGCAACACGAGACTTCCACCTTGCCCGCATCAGGTACGAGTCCGCCACCGGCAAGCATGCTCCGGCAACTCTTAAACCCGCTTCCAGTTCGAAGTGA